GAACGGCTGACTCCGGTTATTTGACCCGCCGTTTGGTGGATGTTGCACAGGATACCATTGTCAGACAAGATGATTGCGGTACAGACAAAGGAATCGTAGTAGACGAAATTCGTGACGGAAAAGAAGTAATTGAAGACTTGTTTGATCGGATCGAAGGGCGAATCGCTTTTTCCAATATTCGTCATCCGGAAACAAAAGAGACCATTGTTCAAAAGAATGAGCTGATCGATGAAGAAAAAGCCCGGTCAATTATTGAAGCAGGGATTACGCGGGTTCGAATTCGTTCCGTATTGACTTGCCGTACGCGCCATGGTGTTTGTATCAATTGTTATGGCCGCAATATGGCGACTGGTCAAATGGTCGAGATCGGTGAAGCGGTTGGTATTATCGCTGCGCAATCAATCGGAGAACCAGGGACGCAGTTAACCATGCGTACATTCCATACTGGTGGGGTTGCCGGAGATGATATCACGCAAGGTTTGCCGCGGATTCAAGAATTGTTTGAAGCCAGGAATCCAAAGGGGCAAGCGGTGATTACCGAGATCGATGGAATCGTGTCAGACATTCGTGAAGTTAAGGATAAACGAGAGATTGAAGTGACGGGCGAATCGGAGGCCAAAGTGTATGCAGTTCCATATGGTTCACGCATTCGCGTTACGGTCCAACAAAAAGTCGAAGCCGGCGATGAACTGACAGAAGGATCTGTCGACCCGAAAGATATGCTGAAAGTAAAAGGAATGCGCGGTGTTCAAAATTATCTGTTGCGTGAAGTCCAGCGCGTATATCGCTTGCAAGGCGTAGATATTAATGATAAGCATATCGAGGTTATGATTCGCCAAATGCTCCGCAAAATTCGTATTATAGACTCTGGAGATACAGACTTATTGCCAGGAACCTATGTAGATATTTACGACTATGAGCAATCGAATCAAACAGCACTGTTGAATGGCGGAGAGCCTGCTGTGGCGCGTCCGGCTTTGCTTGGTATCACAAAAGCATCGCTGGAGACAGATTCGTTCCTGTCTGCCGCATCGTTTCAGGAAACAACTCGCGTATTGACAGATGCTGCAATTAAAGGAAAAGTAGATCGGCTGCTTGGTTTGAAGGAAAATGTGATTATCGGCAAACTCATTCCGGCAGGTACTGGGATGGCGCGATACCGGAATATCAAAATTGATAATAACGATCCGTCACTGGACACAGAGTCTGACTTTGATTCTGATCAAGATATTATGGAAGAGCAAATGGCGGAGGTTGTGACTGAATAACCGCATGAAATATACACGTGCTGAGAGGTAATTAAAACCTTTTGGTGCGTGTATATTGACTCTGATGGTTGCACATGTTAGAATACTCTAGTGTGTCTGTGGGATGTATCGAAAGTGAGGCGATTGGTTGATGCCATATGATCGAATTCGACATTCGAAACATGTTGTAATTGGCACCAATCAGACTATTCGCTTGCTTCTCGATGCAAAAATAGCGGAAGTGTTTCTGGCTAAAGATGCAGACGAAAGGATTACAAGTTCAATTATGCAGTTATGTCAAGAGCACAACGTTTCGTTTGAATGGATCGCAACGATGAAAATGTTGGGAAAGGCATGCGGCATACAAGTTGGCGCTGCAGTTGCAGCGATTAAGAAAAATCCTTGATTTTTTCTTGCCTGAAAATGAGCCACCCGGCTCTGTGGGCTTAAATTTTTGCAAAAGAATTGGAAGGAGGTGTATGTCATGCCAACAATTAATCAGCTTGTACGTAAACCTCGTAAGAGCTTGATTCAAAAATCAAAGTCACCCGCTTTGCAAAAAGGTTTCAATAGTTTTGAAAAGGAAGAAACGAACCAGCCTTCACCGCAAAAACGTGGTGTGTGTACGCGTGTTGGTACAATGACCCCGAAAAAACCGAACTCAGCATTGCGGAAGTATGCCCGTGTTCGTCTGACAAACGGCATTGAGGTTACTGCTTATATTCCTGGTATCGGTCACAACTTGCAAGAACACTCCGTTGTTCTCGTTCGTGGTGGACGGGTAAAAGACTTGCCGGGGGTGCGTTATCATATTGTCCGTGGCGCGCTTGATACTGCAGGTGTGAAAGACCGTATGCAATCCCGTTCAAAGTATGGTGCAAAACGTCCAAAAGCTAAG
Above is a window of Fodinisporobacter ferrooxydans DNA encoding:
- a CDS encoding ribosomal L7Ae/L30e/S12e/Gadd45 family protein, which gives rise to MPYDRIRHSKHVVIGTNQTIRLLLDAKIAEVFLAKDADERITSSIMQLCQEHNVSFEWIATMKMLGKACGIQVGAAVAAIKKNP
- the rpsL gene encoding 30S ribosomal protein S12, producing the protein MPTINQLVRKPRKSLIQKSKSPALQKGFNSFEKEETNQPSPQKRGVCTRVGTMTPKKPNSALRKYARVRLTNGIEVTAYIPGIGHNLQEHSVVLVRGGRVKDLPGVRYHIVRGALDTAGVKDRMQSRSKYGAKRPKAKK